Proteins encoded by one window of Rutidosis leptorrhynchoides isolate AG116_Rl617_1_P2 chromosome 7, CSIRO_AGI_Rlap_v1, whole genome shotgun sequence:
- the LOC139860283 gene encoding uncharacterized protein, translating into MTGDKPKDWVNWLTHAEYWYNTHFHTAIGTTPYEVDYGQSPKDTVNYSKGASKVDMVDRSLAAREEALSMLKFHLRRAQDRMKHYADLHRTERQFAVGDWVYVKLQPYRQVTLWVFHVSQLKLHKGQTPTKVGDIPVTNQEGLLIAEPHKVLARCLMKKGNAASVAVLVQWKGESEEDATWEPIDDIQLHFPDFNLL; encoded by the exons ATGACAGGGGACAAGCCTAAGGATTGGGTGAATTGGTTAACTCATGCAGAATATTGGTACAATACACATTTTCATACAGCTATTGGTACTACTCCCTATGAAGTTGATTATGGTCAAAGTCCAAAAGATACCGTTAATTACTCAAAGGGTGCTAGTAAAGTGGATATGGTGGATAGATCATTAGCTGCCAGAGAAGAAGCATTATCTATGCTTAAGTTTCACCTTAGACGAGCTCAAGATCGAATGAAACATTATGCTGATCTCCATAGGACCGAAAGACAATTTGCAGTGGGTGATTGGGTTTATGTCAAGCTCCAACCTTATAGGCAAGTTACATTATGGG TGTTTCATGTTTCTCAACTCAAGTTGCACAAGGGTCAAACACCTACCAAGGTGGGAGATATACCTGTGACTAATCAGGAAGGGCTATTAATAGCTGAACCTCATAAGGTGTTGGCTAGATGCTTAATGAAGAAAGGGAATGCAGCTTCTGTAGCTGTCTTGGTGCAATGGAAAGGTGAAAGTGAGGAAGATGCTACTTGGGAACCTATCGATGATATCCAATTACATTTTCCAGATTTCAATTTACTTTGA
- the LOC139860282 gene encoding uncharacterized protein, whose amino-acid sequence MEEKRAKHLCFYCDEKYSPNHKCSGQLYSLEVVVDNSEDETVVEEESVQVNEIVQLTEVDQYTQPQLSLNALTGTDNYQTMRVTGHVNKYKVHILIDSGSTHNFLDYETAKRLGCRLNSTVPMQVLIPGGNKIITSNACDKVVWTINSAVFSSEMVLIPLVGTEMVLGIQWLKTLGDIKWNFDELKMQFKYKGSKVQLRGTKKAELQLLEAKRVPQVQLSSMILCVYPGQVCQMNAMSANPAIKMDPKIGGLLDTFDDIFDVPTKLPPQRQKDHKIPLKEGAQPVNIRPYRHPPTQKDAIESMVNELLESGVIRTSQSPYASPIVMVKKKDGSWRMCVDYRELNKKTIKDKFPIPIIEELIDELVGSKIYSKLDLRSGYHQIRMFEDDVAKTAFKTHEGHYEFLVIPFGLTNAPSTFQALMNEVFKPYLRRFVLMFFDDILV is encoded by the coding sequence ATGGAGGAAAAAAGGGCAAAACACTTGTGTTTTTATTGTGATGAGAAGTATTCACCTAACCATAAGTGTAGTGGTCAACTATATTCCTTAGAAGTTGTGGTTGATAATAGTGAGGATGAAACTGTGGTTGAAGAAGAGAGTGTGCAGGTCAATGAAATTGTACAGTTGACTGAGGTTGACCAGTACACACAACCTCAATTATCACTCAATGCACTAACTGGTACTGATAACTACCAAACTATGAGGGTGACAGGACATGTTAATAAATATAAGGTCCACATACTCATTGATTCTGGAAGCACTCATAATTTTCTTGATTATGAGACTGCTAAAAGGTTAGGTTGCAGATTGAATAGTACAGTACCTATGCAAGTCTTAATTCCTGGAGGTAATAAGATCATTACTTCAAATGCTTGTGATAAGGTGGTGTGGACTATCAATAGTGCCGTTTTCTCTAGTGAAATGGTGTTAATTCCATTGGTGGGTACTGAGATGGTTTTAGGTATACAATGGCTTAAAACCCTAGGAGATATTAAATGGAATTTTGATGAACTTAAGATGCAGTTCAAATATAAGGGTAGCAAGGTTCAATTGAGGGGTACAAAGAAAGCTGAATTGCAGTTGTTAGAAGCGAAAAGGGTACCTCAAGTCCAGCTATCATCCATGATACTTTGTGTTTACCCTGGTCAAGTATGTCAAATGAATGCCATGTCTGCTAACCCTGCTATTAAAATGGACCCTAAGATTGGAGGGTTATTGGATACATTTGATGATATTTTTGATGTACCAACTAAATTGCCACCACAGAGACAAAAGGATCACAAAATTCCATTGAAAGAAGGGGCTCAACCTGTCAATATTAGACCTTACAGGCATCCTCCCACACAGAAGGATGCAATTGAATCCATGGTAAATGAATTATTGGAATCTGGTGTTATAAGAACAAGTCAAAGTCCCTATGCATCCCCTATTGTAatggtgaagaagaaggatggaagtTGGCGTATGTGTGTGGATTATAGGGAACTCAATAAGAAAACAATCAAAGACAAGTTTCCTATCCCCATTATAGAAGAATTGATAGATGAATTGGTGGGTTCTAAGATTTATTCAAAGTTGGATCTTAGGTCAGGCTACCATCAAATAAGAATGTTTGAAGATGATGtggcaaaaactgcattcaaaactcATGAAGGTCACTATGAGTTCTTAGTGATACCATTTGGCCTCACCAATGCACCCTCAACCTTTCAAGCATTGATGAATGAAGTGTTCAAGCCTTATCTTAGAAGGTTTGTTTTGATGTTTTTTGATGACATTCTGGTGTAA